One Peromyscus leucopus breed LL Stock chromosome 20, UCI_PerLeu_2.1, whole genome shotgun sequence genomic region harbors:
- the Map3k12 gene encoding mitogen-activated protein kinase kinase kinase 12 isoform X1, producing MAPPSLIPHRARCSAHLAPEAMACLHETRTPSPSFGGFVSTLSEASMRKLDPDTSDCTPEKDLTPTQCVLRDVVPLGGQGGGGPSPSPGGEPPPEPFANSVLQLHEPDAGGPGGATGSPESRASRVRADEVRLQCQSGSGFLEGLFGCLRPVWTMIGKAYSTEHKQQQEDLWEVPFEEILDLQWVGSGAQGAVFLGRFHGEEVAVKKVRDLKETDIKHLRKLKHPNIITFKGVCTQAPCYCILMEFCAQGQLYEVLRAGRPVTPSLLVDWSMGIAGGMNYLHLHKIIHRDLKSPNMLITYDDVVKISDFGTSKELSDKSTKMSFAGTVAWMAPEVIRNEPVSEKVDIWSFGVVLWELLTGEIPYKDVDSSAIIWGVGSNSLHLPVPSSCPDGFKILLRQCWNSKPRNRPSFRQILLHLDIASADVLSTPQETYFKSQAEWREEVKLHFEKIKSEGTCLHRLEEELVMRRREELRHALDIREHYERKLERANNLYMELNALMLQLELKERELLRREQALERRCPGLLKSHPSRGLLHGNTMEKLIKKRNVPQKLSPHSKRPDILKTESLLPKLDAALSGVGLPGCPKGPPSPGRSRRGKTRHRKASAKGSCGDLPGLRAALPPHEPGGLGSPGGLGVGPPAWDACPPALRGLHHDLLLRKMSSSSPDLLSAALGARGRGATGGVRDPGSPPPPQGDTPPSEGSAPGSTSPDSPGGAKGEPPPPVGPGEGVGLLLGTGREGTAGRGGSRAGSQHLTPAALLYRAAVTRSQKRGISSEEEEGEVDSEVELPPSQRWPQGPNMRQSLSTFSSENPSDVEEGTASEPSPSGTPEVGSTNTDERPDERSDDMCSQGSEISLDPPASEVGPDPETSSLPMQHQDLLRGEQGLNPEDSDCDSTELDNSNSIDALRPPAFLPP from the exons ATGGCCCCTCCCTCCTTAATCCCCCACAGGGCCCGCTGCTCAGCACACCTGGCTCCAGAGGCCATGGCTTGCCTCCATGAGACCCGAACACCCTCCCCTTCCTTTGGGGGTTTTGTGTCTACTCTAAGTGAGGCTTCCATGCGAAAGCTGGATCCAGACACTTCCGACTGCACCCCTGAGAAGGACCTAACACCTACCCAATGTGTACTTCGAGATGTTGTGCCTCTGGGTGGGCAGGgcgggggaggacccagcccctccccaggtGGAGAGCCTCCCCCAGAGCCTTTCGCCAATAGTGTCCTGCAGCTACATGAGCCAGACGCCGGTGGGCCAGGGGGAGCCACTGGGTCCCCGGAGAGTCGAGCATCCAGAGTTCGTGCTGATGAGGTGCGACTGCAGTGCCAGAGTGGCAGTGGCTTCCTTGAAGGTCTCTTTGGCTGCCTGCGCCCTGTCTGGACAATGATTGGCAAAGCCTACTCCACAGAACATAAGCAACAGCAGGAAG ACCTTTGGGAAGTCCCCTTTGAGGAGATCCTGGACCTGCAGTGGGTAGGCTCAGGAGCTCAGGGTGCTGTTTTCCTGGGACGCTTCCACGGGGAGGAAGTAGCTGTGAAGAAGGTTCGAGACCTCAAGGAAACCGACATCAAGCATCTGCGAAAGCTGAAGCACCCCAACATCATCACATTCAA GGGTGTCTGCACACAGGCTCCCTGCTACTGCATACTGATGGAGTTCTGCGCCCAAGGCCAGCTCTACGAGGTGCTGAGGGCTGGCCGTCCTGTCACCCCTTCCTTGCTGGTTGACTGGTCCATGGGCATTGCTGGTGGCATGAATTACCTGCACCTGCACAAGATCATCCACAGAGACCTTAAATCTCCCAA CATGCTAATCACCTATGACGATGTGGTGAAGATATCAGATTTTGGCACTTCCAAGGAGCTGAGTGACAAGAGCACCAAGATGTCCTTTGCAGGGACAGTGGCCTGGATGGCCCCTGAGGTGATACGCAATGAGCCTGTGTCTGAGAAGGTCGACATCTG GTCCTTTGGGGTGGTGCTATGGGAACTACTGACTGGCGAAATTCCCTACAAAGACGTAGATTCCTCAGCCATCATCTGGGGTGTAGGAAGCAACAGTCTCCACTTGCCTGTGCCCTCCAGCTGCCCAGATGGCTTTAAAATTCTGCTTCGCCAGTGCTG GAACAGCAAACCACGAAACCGTCCTTCATTCCGACAGATCTTGCTGCACCTGGACATCGCCTCAGCTGACGTGCTCTCCACACCCCAGGAGACCTACTTTAAGTCTCAG GCAGAGTGGCGGGAAGAAGTAAAACTGCACTTTGAAAAGATCAAGTCAGAAGGGACATGTCTGCACCGCCTAGAAGAGGAGCTGGTGATGCGCAGAAGGGAGGAGCTAAG ACACGCCCTGGACATCAGGGAGCACTATGAGCGGAAGCTGGAGAGAGCCAACAACCTGTACATGGAACTGAACGCCCTCATGCTGCAGCTAGAGCTCAAAGAACGGGAACTGCTCAG GCGAGAGCAGGCTTTAGAAAGGAGGTGCCCAGGTCTCCTGAAGTCACACCCATCCCGCGGCCTCCTACACGGAAACACCATGGAGAAGCTCATCAAGAAAAGGAATGTGCCACAGAAACTGTCACCCCACAGCAAAAG GCCAGATATTCTCAAGACAGAGTCTTTGCTACCTAAACTAGATGCAGCCCTAAGTGGGGTGGGGCTTCCTGGGTGTCCTAAGGGTCCCCCCTCGCCAGGAAGGAGTCGTCGTGGCAAGACCCGACACCGAAAGGCCAGTGCCAAGGGCAGCTGTGGAGACCTGCCTGGGCTTCGAGCAGCACTGCCCCCCCACGAGCCTGGAGGACTAGGAAGCCCAGGGGGTCTGGGAGTGGGCCCTCCAGCTTGGGATGCCTGCCCCCCTGCTCTCCGCGGACTCCACCATGACCTTCTACTGCGAAAGATGTCGTCCTCCTCCCCAGACCTACTGTCAGCAGCACTGGGAGCCAGAGGCCGAGGAGCCACCGGGGGAGTTCGGGATCCTGGCTCACCTCCTCCACCCCAGGGCGATACTCCTCCAAGTGAGGGATCAGCTCCTGGTTCCACCAGCCCAGATTCACCTGGGGGGGCCAAAGGGGAACCACCTCCACCAGTAGGACCTGGTGAAGGCGTGGGGCTGCTGCTGGGAACTGGAAGGGAAGGGACTGCAGGCCGGGGAGGAAGTCGGGCTGGGTCCCAGCACTTGACCCCAGCTGCACTGCTGTACAGGGCTGCAGTGACTCGGAGTCAG AAACGTGGTATCTCAtctgaagaggaggaaggagaggttgATAGTGAAGTAGAGCTGCCCCCAAGTCAGAG GTGGCCTCAGGGCCCGAACATGCGTCAGTCACTATCTACCTTCAGCTCAGAGAACCCATCAGATGTGGAGGAAGGTACAGCTAGTGAGCCTTCCCCCAGTGGCACACCAGAAGTTGGCAGTACCAACACTGATGAGCGGCCAGATGAAAGGTCTGATGACATGTGCTCCCAGGGCTCAGAAATCTCACTGGACCCACCTGCTTCAGAGGTGGGTCCTGACCCCGAAACCAGCTCCTTGCCCATGCAACACCAGGATCTCCTTAGAGGTGAGCAG GGCCTCAATCCCGAGGACTCAGACTGTGACAGCACTGAACTGGACAACTCCAACAGCATTGATGCCTTGCGgcccccagccttccttcctccatga
- the Map3k12 gene encoding mitogen-activated protein kinase kinase kinase 12 isoform X3: MAPPSLIPHRARCSAHLAPEAMACLHETRTPSPSFGGFVSTLSEASMRKLDPDTSDCTPEKDLTPTQCVLRDVVPLGGQGGGGPSPSPGGEPPPEPFANSVLQLHEPDAGGPGGATGSPESRASRVRADEVRLQCQSGSGFLEGLFGCLRPVWTMIGKAYSTEHKQQQEDLWEVPFEEILDLQWVGSGAQGAVFLGRFHGEEVAVKKVRDLKETDIKHLRKLKHPNIITFKGVCTQAPCYCILMEFCAQGQLYEVLRAGRPVTPSLLVDWSMGIAGGMNYLHLHKIIHRDLKSPNMLITYDDVVKISDFGTSKELSDKSTKMSFAGTVAWMAPEVIRNEPVSEKVDIWSFGVVLWELLTGEIPYKDVDSSAIIWGVGSNSLHLPVPSSCPDGFKILLRQCWNSKPRNRPSFRQILLHLDIASADVLSTPQETYFKSQAEWREEVKLHFEKIKSEGTCLHRLEEELVMRRREELRHALDIREHYERKLERANNLYMELNALMLQLELKERELLRREQALERRCPGLLKSHPSRGLLHGNTMEKLIKKRNVPQKLSPHSKRPDILKTESLLPKLDAALSGVGLPGCPKGPPSPGRSRRGKTRHRKASAKGSCGDLPGLRAALPPHEPGGLGSPGGLGVGPPAWDACPPALRGLHHDLLLRKMSSSSPDLLSAALGARGRGATGGVRDPGSPPPPQGDTPPSEGSAPGSTSPDSPGGAKGEPPPPVGPGEGVGLLLGTGREGTAGRGGSRAGSQHLTPAALLYRAAVTRSQKRGISSEEEEGEVDSEVELPPSQRWPQGPNMRQSLSTFSSENPSDVEEGTASEPSPSGTPEVGSTNTDERPDERSDDMCSQGSEISLDPPASEVGPDPETSSLPMQHQDLLRGPQSRGLRL, from the exons ATGGCCCCTCCCTCCTTAATCCCCCACAGGGCCCGCTGCTCAGCACACCTGGCTCCAGAGGCCATGGCTTGCCTCCATGAGACCCGAACACCCTCCCCTTCCTTTGGGGGTTTTGTGTCTACTCTAAGTGAGGCTTCCATGCGAAAGCTGGATCCAGACACTTCCGACTGCACCCCTGAGAAGGACCTAACACCTACCCAATGTGTACTTCGAGATGTTGTGCCTCTGGGTGGGCAGGgcgggggaggacccagcccctccccaggtGGAGAGCCTCCCCCAGAGCCTTTCGCCAATAGTGTCCTGCAGCTACATGAGCCAGACGCCGGTGGGCCAGGGGGAGCCACTGGGTCCCCGGAGAGTCGAGCATCCAGAGTTCGTGCTGATGAGGTGCGACTGCAGTGCCAGAGTGGCAGTGGCTTCCTTGAAGGTCTCTTTGGCTGCCTGCGCCCTGTCTGGACAATGATTGGCAAAGCCTACTCCACAGAACATAAGCAACAGCAGGAAG ACCTTTGGGAAGTCCCCTTTGAGGAGATCCTGGACCTGCAGTGGGTAGGCTCAGGAGCTCAGGGTGCTGTTTTCCTGGGACGCTTCCACGGGGAGGAAGTAGCTGTGAAGAAGGTTCGAGACCTCAAGGAAACCGACATCAAGCATCTGCGAAAGCTGAAGCACCCCAACATCATCACATTCAA GGGTGTCTGCACACAGGCTCCCTGCTACTGCATACTGATGGAGTTCTGCGCCCAAGGCCAGCTCTACGAGGTGCTGAGGGCTGGCCGTCCTGTCACCCCTTCCTTGCTGGTTGACTGGTCCATGGGCATTGCTGGTGGCATGAATTACCTGCACCTGCACAAGATCATCCACAGAGACCTTAAATCTCCCAA CATGCTAATCACCTATGACGATGTGGTGAAGATATCAGATTTTGGCACTTCCAAGGAGCTGAGTGACAAGAGCACCAAGATGTCCTTTGCAGGGACAGTGGCCTGGATGGCCCCTGAGGTGATACGCAATGAGCCTGTGTCTGAGAAGGTCGACATCTG GTCCTTTGGGGTGGTGCTATGGGAACTACTGACTGGCGAAATTCCCTACAAAGACGTAGATTCCTCAGCCATCATCTGGGGTGTAGGAAGCAACAGTCTCCACTTGCCTGTGCCCTCCAGCTGCCCAGATGGCTTTAAAATTCTGCTTCGCCAGTGCTG GAACAGCAAACCACGAAACCGTCCTTCATTCCGACAGATCTTGCTGCACCTGGACATCGCCTCAGCTGACGTGCTCTCCACACCCCAGGAGACCTACTTTAAGTCTCAG GCAGAGTGGCGGGAAGAAGTAAAACTGCACTTTGAAAAGATCAAGTCAGAAGGGACATGTCTGCACCGCCTAGAAGAGGAGCTGGTGATGCGCAGAAGGGAGGAGCTAAG ACACGCCCTGGACATCAGGGAGCACTATGAGCGGAAGCTGGAGAGAGCCAACAACCTGTACATGGAACTGAACGCCCTCATGCTGCAGCTAGAGCTCAAAGAACGGGAACTGCTCAG GCGAGAGCAGGCTTTAGAAAGGAGGTGCCCAGGTCTCCTGAAGTCACACCCATCCCGCGGCCTCCTACACGGAAACACCATGGAGAAGCTCATCAAGAAAAGGAATGTGCCACAGAAACTGTCACCCCACAGCAAAAG GCCAGATATTCTCAAGACAGAGTCTTTGCTACCTAAACTAGATGCAGCCCTAAGTGGGGTGGGGCTTCCTGGGTGTCCTAAGGGTCCCCCCTCGCCAGGAAGGAGTCGTCGTGGCAAGACCCGACACCGAAAGGCCAGTGCCAAGGGCAGCTGTGGAGACCTGCCTGGGCTTCGAGCAGCACTGCCCCCCCACGAGCCTGGAGGACTAGGAAGCCCAGGGGGTCTGGGAGTGGGCCCTCCAGCTTGGGATGCCTGCCCCCCTGCTCTCCGCGGACTCCACCATGACCTTCTACTGCGAAAGATGTCGTCCTCCTCCCCAGACCTACTGTCAGCAGCACTGGGAGCCAGAGGCCGAGGAGCCACCGGGGGAGTTCGGGATCCTGGCTCACCTCCTCCACCCCAGGGCGATACTCCTCCAAGTGAGGGATCAGCTCCTGGTTCCACCAGCCCAGATTCACCTGGGGGGGCCAAAGGGGAACCACCTCCACCAGTAGGACCTGGTGAAGGCGTGGGGCTGCTGCTGGGAACTGGAAGGGAAGGGACTGCAGGCCGGGGAGGAAGTCGGGCTGGGTCCCAGCACTTGACCCCAGCTGCACTGCTGTACAGGGCTGCAGTGACTCGGAGTCAG AAACGTGGTATCTCAtctgaagaggaggaaggagaggttgATAGTGAAGTAGAGCTGCCCCCAAGTCAGAG GTGGCCTCAGGGCCCGAACATGCGTCAGTCACTATCTACCTTCAGCTCAGAGAACCCATCAGATGTGGAGGAAGGTACAGCTAGTGAGCCTTCCCCCAGTGGCACACCAGAAGTTGGCAGTACCAACACTGATGAGCGGCCAGATGAAAGGTCTGATGACATGTGCTCCCAGGGCTCAGAAATCTCACTGGACCCACCTGCTTCAGAGGTGGGTCCTGACCCCGAAACCAGCTCCTTGCCCATGCAACACCAGGATCTCCTTAGAG GGCCTCAATCCCGAGGACTCAGACTGTGA
- the Map3k12 gene encoding mitogen-activated protein kinase kinase kinase 12 isoform X2 — translation MACLHETRTPSPSFGGFVSTLSEASMRKLDPDTSDCTPEKDLTPTQCVLRDVVPLGGQGGGGPSPSPGGEPPPEPFANSVLQLHEPDAGGPGGATGSPESRASRVRADEVRLQCQSGSGFLEGLFGCLRPVWTMIGKAYSTEHKQQQEDLWEVPFEEILDLQWVGSGAQGAVFLGRFHGEEVAVKKVRDLKETDIKHLRKLKHPNIITFKGVCTQAPCYCILMEFCAQGQLYEVLRAGRPVTPSLLVDWSMGIAGGMNYLHLHKIIHRDLKSPNMLITYDDVVKISDFGTSKELSDKSTKMSFAGTVAWMAPEVIRNEPVSEKVDIWSFGVVLWELLTGEIPYKDVDSSAIIWGVGSNSLHLPVPSSCPDGFKILLRQCWNSKPRNRPSFRQILLHLDIASADVLSTPQETYFKSQAEWREEVKLHFEKIKSEGTCLHRLEEELVMRRREELRHALDIREHYERKLERANNLYMELNALMLQLELKERELLRREQALERRCPGLLKSHPSRGLLHGNTMEKLIKKRNVPQKLSPHSKRPDILKTESLLPKLDAALSGVGLPGCPKGPPSPGRSRRGKTRHRKASAKGSCGDLPGLRAALPPHEPGGLGSPGGLGVGPPAWDACPPALRGLHHDLLLRKMSSSSPDLLSAALGARGRGATGGVRDPGSPPPPQGDTPPSEGSAPGSTSPDSPGGAKGEPPPPVGPGEGVGLLLGTGREGTAGRGGSRAGSQHLTPAALLYRAAVTRSQKRGISSEEEEGEVDSEVELPPSQRWPQGPNMRQSLSTFSSENPSDVEEGTASEPSPSGTPEVGSTNTDERPDERSDDMCSQGSEISLDPPASEVGPDPETSSLPMQHQDLLRGEQGLNPEDSDCDSTELDNSNSIDALRPPAFLPP, via the exons ATGGCTTGCCTCCATGAGACCCGAACACCCTCCCCTTCCTTTGGGGGTTTTGTGTCTACTCTAAGTGAGGCTTCCATGCGAAAGCTGGATCCAGACACTTCCGACTGCACCCCTGAGAAGGACCTAACACCTACCCAATGTGTACTTCGAGATGTTGTGCCTCTGGGTGGGCAGGgcgggggaggacccagcccctccccaggtGGAGAGCCTCCCCCAGAGCCTTTCGCCAATAGTGTCCTGCAGCTACATGAGCCAGACGCCGGTGGGCCAGGGGGAGCCACTGGGTCCCCGGAGAGTCGAGCATCCAGAGTTCGTGCTGATGAGGTGCGACTGCAGTGCCAGAGTGGCAGTGGCTTCCTTGAAGGTCTCTTTGGCTGCCTGCGCCCTGTCTGGACAATGATTGGCAAAGCCTACTCCACAGAACATAAGCAACAGCAGGAAG ACCTTTGGGAAGTCCCCTTTGAGGAGATCCTGGACCTGCAGTGGGTAGGCTCAGGAGCTCAGGGTGCTGTTTTCCTGGGACGCTTCCACGGGGAGGAAGTAGCTGTGAAGAAGGTTCGAGACCTCAAGGAAACCGACATCAAGCATCTGCGAAAGCTGAAGCACCCCAACATCATCACATTCAA GGGTGTCTGCACACAGGCTCCCTGCTACTGCATACTGATGGAGTTCTGCGCCCAAGGCCAGCTCTACGAGGTGCTGAGGGCTGGCCGTCCTGTCACCCCTTCCTTGCTGGTTGACTGGTCCATGGGCATTGCTGGTGGCATGAATTACCTGCACCTGCACAAGATCATCCACAGAGACCTTAAATCTCCCAA CATGCTAATCACCTATGACGATGTGGTGAAGATATCAGATTTTGGCACTTCCAAGGAGCTGAGTGACAAGAGCACCAAGATGTCCTTTGCAGGGACAGTGGCCTGGATGGCCCCTGAGGTGATACGCAATGAGCCTGTGTCTGAGAAGGTCGACATCTG GTCCTTTGGGGTGGTGCTATGGGAACTACTGACTGGCGAAATTCCCTACAAAGACGTAGATTCCTCAGCCATCATCTGGGGTGTAGGAAGCAACAGTCTCCACTTGCCTGTGCCCTCCAGCTGCCCAGATGGCTTTAAAATTCTGCTTCGCCAGTGCTG GAACAGCAAACCACGAAACCGTCCTTCATTCCGACAGATCTTGCTGCACCTGGACATCGCCTCAGCTGACGTGCTCTCCACACCCCAGGAGACCTACTTTAAGTCTCAG GCAGAGTGGCGGGAAGAAGTAAAACTGCACTTTGAAAAGATCAAGTCAGAAGGGACATGTCTGCACCGCCTAGAAGAGGAGCTGGTGATGCGCAGAAGGGAGGAGCTAAG ACACGCCCTGGACATCAGGGAGCACTATGAGCGGAAGCTGGAGAGAGCCAACAACCTGTACATGGAACTGAACGCCCTCATGCTGCAGCTAGAGCTCAAAGAACGGGAACTGCTCAG GCGAGAGCAGGCTTTAGAAAGGAGGTGCCCAGGTCTCCTGAAGTCACACCCATCCCGCGGCCTCCTACACGGAAACACCATGGAGAAGCTCATCAAGAAAAGGAATGTGCCACAGAAACTGTCACCCCACAGCAAAAG GCCAGATATTCTCAAGACAGAGTCTTTGCTACCTAAACTAGATGCAGCCCTAAGTGGGGTGGGGCTTCCTGGGTGTCCTAAGGGTCCCCCCTCGCCAGGAAGGAGTCGTCGTGGCAAGACCCGACACCGAAAGGCCAGTGCCAAGGGCAGCTGTGGAGACCTGCCTGGGCTTCGAGCAGCACTGCCCCCCCACGAGCCTGGAGGACTAGGAAGCCCAGGGGGTCTGGGAGTGGGCCCTCCAGCTTGGGATGCCTGCCCCCCTGCTCTCCGCGGACTCCACCATGACCTTCTACTGCGAAAGATGTCGTCCTCCTCCCCAGACCTACTGTCAGCAGCACTGGGAGCCAGAGGCCGAGGAGCCACCGGGGGAGTTCGGGATCCTGGCTCACCTCCTCCACCCCAGGGCGATACTCCTCCAAGTGAGGGATCAGCTCCTGGTTCCACCAGCCCAGATTCACCTGGGGGGGCCAAAGGGGAACCACCTCCACCAGTAGGACCTGGTGAAGGCGTGGGGCTGCTGCTGGGAACTGGAAGGGAAGGGACTGCAGGCCGGGGAGGAAGTCGGGCTGGGTCCCAGCACTTGACCCCAGCTGCACTGCTGTACAGGGCTGCAGTGACTCGGAGTCAG AAACGTGGTATCTCAtctgaagaggaggaaggagaggttgATAGTGAAGTAGAGCTGCCCCCAAGTCAGAG GTGGCCTCAGGGCCCGAACATGCGTCAGTCACTATCTACCTTCAGCTCAGAGAACCCATCAGATGTGGAGGAAGGTACAGCTAGTGAGCCTTCCCCCAGTGGCACACCAGAAGTTGGCAGTACCAACACTGATGAGCGGCCAGATGAAAGGTCTGATGACATGTGCTCCCAGGGCTCAGAAATCTCACTGGACCCACCTGCTTCAGAGGTGGGTCCTGACCCCGAAACCAGCTCCTTGCCCATGCAACACCAGGATCTCCTTAGAGGTGAGCAG GGCCTCAATCCCGAGGACTCAGACTGTGACAGCACTGAACTGGACAACTCCAACAGCATTGATGCCTTGCGgcccccagccttccttcctccatga